The genomic stretch CGTCGCGCTCAGGTACGGCGCCGAGGCGCGGCTCGCGACCCGGGTCACCGAGATCGACATCGACCCGGACGAGGGCGCGGTTCTGCGCACGGAGCACGGCGAGGAGTTCCGGGCCTCCTACGTCGTCGACGGCAGCGGCTTCCGCTCGCCGCTCGCGGAGAAGTTCGACCTGCGTGAGACGCCCACGCGTGCCCGGACCCACTCGCGCTGCCTGTTCACCCACATGATCGGTGTGAAGCCGTTCGACGACTCGCCCACCGCGCAGCCCCACGACCAGCCGAGCCCGTGGCACCACGGCACGCTGCACCACGTCTTCGACGGCGGCTGGCTCTGGGTGATCCCGTTCGACAACCACGACAAGGCCCGAAACCCGCTGTGCAGCGTCGGCCTCACCCTCGATCCGCGCAAGTACCCCAAGGGTGACACGCCCCCGGAGCAGGAGTTCGAGGACTTCCTCAAGCGGTTCCCCGAGATCGCCTGGCAGTTCGAGGAGGCGAAGGCGGTCCGCCCGTGGGTGTCCACCGGCCGGCTCCAGTACTCGGCCAAGACGGTCGTCGGCGACCGTTACTGCCTGACGTCCCACGCCGCCGGATTCATCGACGCGCTGTACTCGCGCGGTCTGGCCAACACCCTGGAGCTGGTCAACGCGCTGGGCTGGCGGCTCATCGCCGCCTCGCGCGACGGCGACTGGTCCAAGGAGCGGTTCGCATACGTGGAGGCCCTGCAGCAGGGGCTGTTCGACTTCCACGACGACCTGGTCTACAGCTCGTTCGTCGGCTTCGGCCACTACGAGCTGTGGAACGCCGTCAACCGGACCTGGATGCTCGGCACGATGAGCGGCAACATGATGGTCGAGGACGCCTACTACCGGTACAGCGAGACCGGCGACCCCGATGTCTTCCTGGAGGCCGAGCGGTCCGGGAACCCGGGTTCCCCGCTGCCGATCAGCGAGACCTTCGTCCGGTTGGGCACGCTGACCCGTGAGCTGTGCGAGGCCGTCGAGGCCGGGACGGTCGAGCCGGGTGTCGCCGCCGCGCGCATCCACGAGTACATCCAGAAGGAAGTGGACTTCATCGCGCACGCCGACAAGTTCGGGCTGCCCGAGAACCGCTGCTTCAACATGACGCGGGAGCGGATGGACGCGGCCGAGCAGTGGTCGCTCACCCAGGCCCCGCCGGAGATCGGCAAGCGCATGCTCAACGCTGCCCGCGGCATGGCGCTTGCCAAGGAGGCGGAGGCCGGAGACGGTTCCGCGGACTACTGATTCCGGTCCGCTGACCCCGGTCCTCTGAAGCGGGGCTCCCGGACCCCGCGCCCCCCGTCGGACGGCCTCGTGGATACGCCCCCCTCCCCACGGGGCCGTCCGGCAATCCGGATCCGTGTTCCCGGCCATTCCAGGCCCTTCCCTGTCCGCATCCCCGCGACCGAGGCAAGTGAGGACCCATGTCGCTCCAGCGGTACGAAGCCGATCTGCGCCGTCTGATGGCCGGATTCCCCACAGGTGTCTCGGTCGTGACGGCACTGGCCCCGGACGGCACTCCCTGGGGGATGACCTGCACCTCCCTGTGCAGCGTCGCCCTCGACCCACCCACACTGCTCGTCTGTCTGCGCGCCGGCAGCCCCACCCTCCGCGCGGCCCTCGACAGCGGGTCGCTCTCGGTGAACCTGCTCCACCAACGCGCCCGCTCCACCTCGGAGTTGTTCGGCTCGGGGGCAGCGGACCGGTTCGACCAGGTGCCGTGGGTCCCGGCGCAGAACGGCGGCCCCCATCTGATCGAGGCGGCGCACACGATCGCCGACTGCACCGTCACCGCGGAACAGACCGTCGGCGACCACGCGGTGGTCATGGCCCGCGTCACGCTCGTCACCTCGCTGTGCCGGCCGATTCCCCTGCTGTACGGGATGCGCCGCTACGGGTCCTGGGCGGAGGACGCGGAGAACGGCTTCCTGTCGTACGACTTCATCTCCTGACGGCGACGGCGGAGGGAACGGCGGACCATGGACGTCTCCGTGATCGACCCGTATCCGATGCCCGGGCCGGACCTTCTCGTCGAGAACAGGGTCGACTGGACCGTGGACCCCGAGCGATCCGCTCTGCTCGTCCTGAACATGCAGGGATTCTTCCTCCGGCCGTACGCCCGGGGCACCTCGCCGCTCGACCCGCTGCTGGCCAACTGCTCGGCCCTGATGGAGACGTGCCGCCGGCTGCGCGTGCCGATCGTTCACACCGTGCAGCCGGGCACCCAGGCGCCGGGTGAGCGCGGCCTCCTCACGGACTTCTGGGGGAAGGGCCTCGACGACGTCCTTGAGGACGCGGCCATCGTGGACGAGGTCGCCCCGGACGCGAGCGGAGCCGTGCTGTCGGCGTGGCGCTACAGCGCCTTCTTCGGCTCGGGCCTGGAGCGACAGCTGCGGTCGCTGGGCTGCGAACAGCTCGTGATCTGCGGCGTGTACGCCCATCTGGGCTGTGCCACCACGGCGGTGGACGCGTTCAGCCACAACCTGGAGGTCTTCCTCGCGGCCGACGCGGTCGCGGACTTCAGCGCCCATGAGCACCGGGCGGCGCTCGCCTGGGCGGCGAGCTGCTGCGCGGCCGTGAAGCCCACCGCGGAGCTGACGGCGGAGCTGCTCGGCGACGCCGCCCGCGCCCCCCGGAGCTGACGTCCCGGGGCGCCGCCCGACACCTCTCGTACAGGCGTCGGCCCCTTCGTTCTCACTCGACAAGGGTTACCCGCGCGGCTACTATTTTTACATGTATAAAAATTCGGGGAAGGAACGGGCCGTAAGCCCTGGAGGCGTTCTGTGGACCGTCTCCGTCGCCCAACTCATGGTCTCGCTCGACGTCTCGGTGGTGAACGTCGCGCTGCCGTCGATGCGGACGGCGCTCGGCTTCGACGAGTCGGGGCTGTCCTGGGTGGTCAACGCCTACACGCTCACCTTCGGCGGACTGCTGCTCCTGGGCGGACGGGCCGCTGACCGGTTCGGCCGCAGGCCACTGCTCCTGATCGGCCTCGCGCTCTTCGGCATCACCTCGCTCCTGGGCGGTCTCGCACAGGATCCGGGGCAGCTGATCGCCGCGCGCGCCGTGCAGGGCGTGGGTGCCGCACTGATCGCCCCGGCCGCGCTCGCGGTCCTGACGACGAGCTTCCCGGCCGGGCCGCAGCGCGGCAAAGCGCTCGGCGTGTACAGCGCCGTCACGGCCGGCGGCGCCGCCGTCGGCGTCGTGGTGGGCGGTCTGCTGACGGAGTACGTCAACTGGCGTTGGGTCATGTTGGTGAACGTCCCGATGGCACTCATCGGTGTCTGGCTCGCCCGTCATCACGTGGCGAAGGCCGGCGCGGGGGACACGGCGCGCCGACTCGACGTGGTCGGTGCGATCCTGGCCACCCTGGGCACGTCACTCCTGGTCTTCGCACTGGTCAGGACCGAGACCGAGTCGTGGGGTTCGGCATCCACGATCGGCGGTCTGGTCGTCGCGGCGGTCCTGCTGACCGGATTCTTCGTCTACGAGGGCACCTACGCCAAGGAACCGCTGCTGCGCCTGCGTGTGCTCACCAACCGGTCGGTGTCCGGCGCGAACCTCTTCATGATGATGGTCTCCATCACGATCTTCACCTCCTTCTTCTTCGTCTCCCTCTACCTCCAGCAGGTCCTCGGGATGGGAGCGCTGAAGGCCGGCCTCGCGTTCCTGCCGTTCTGCCTGGGCCTCGTCGTGGGATCGCTGTACGCGGTGAAGCTGCTCGCCCGGTTCTCGGCGCGTCAGCTGCTCATCGTCGGCGGGATCATCGGCGCCGTCGGCATGGCCTGGTTCAGCCAGATCCGGCCGGACGGCACCTTCCTGGTCGACGTCCTGGGACCGTCGCTGGTGACCAGCTTCGGCATCGGGCCGCTGCTCGTCCCCATCGCCAACGCGGCGACCGCGGGGGTTGCCCCGCACGAGGCCGGCATGGCATCAGGCCTGCTGAACAGCGCGCGCCAGCTCGGCGGCAGCATCGGCCTGGCCGCGATGGGCACGGTCGCGGCTACCGTCACGTCGGACGCGGCCGCATCGGCCTCACCGGGCCAGCGGCTCACCGACGGATACGGCATGGTGTTCGCGTCCAACAGCGGTCTGCTGATCTTCGCCGTCCTCGTCGCCGTGTTCATCCTCCCCCGCAAGGGCCCCGGCCCCATGCCGGGCCCGGCTCCCCGCCAGGAGGCCGGGCCGATGGCCCGTCCCGACGCGCGGAGGGAGAAGGCGACTCCGGCAGAGCGGGGTTGACGCAACCGACCGGTACTCGCCACCCGACCACCCGACCGGCCGCGAACGGGATCCCCCGCGCGGCCGGTCCGTCATGTGCGCGGCCTCCCGCGTACCGCTCCGTCCTCAGGGAGAGATCGTCCAGCACTCCTTCAGACGAATCCGCGCACACTGAAGCCGTCACGGCCCGAGGAGGTGCACACGGATGGTGCTGGTCGAGCGGGAGCGTCAACTCGAACAGCTTTCCGGCCTGCTGGAGAACTGCCTGCACGGAGACGGCAGCGTCGTCGTCCTCCGGGGCCCGGTGGCGGTCGGCAAGACGGAACTGCTGCACACCTTCGCCGAGCAGGTGGCGGGCGACCGGGTACGCGTCCTCAGCGCCGCCGCCTCACCGGTGGAACGGCACCTGTCCTTCGGCCTGCTCAGTCAGCTCCTGCACGGCGCCGACGCCGCGTACGCGCAGCGGGCCGAGGCCGTCATCGGCGTCGAGGCCCGGGCGGACGGCACGGTCGGCCCCCAGGTGCTTGAGGGTGTCTCACGGATCTTTCTCGACATGAGCGCCGAGGAACCGCTGCTCATCGGGGTCGACGACGTCTACCACGCGGACGCCGACTCGCTGCAGTGCCTGCTCTTCCTCGCCCGTCGGCTGCGCCGGTCGCGCATCATGCTCGTCCTGGGCGACCAGGACCGCTCCGGGGCCCGGCACGCGGCTCTTGGCACCGAGCTGTCGCGTCATCCGTACTGCACCCAGATCCGGCTGGCTCCGCTCACCTGCGACGGCGTCGCGGCGCTGCTCGCGCACGACCTCGACGCGCATGTGGCGCACAGTCTCGCCTCGGCCGCGTTCGCCGTCACCGGCGGCAATCCGCTGCTGGTACGGGCACTGGCCGAGGACTGGGAGGCGTCCACCCGATCCGCGGGCAAGGAACCGCCCACCGGCCCCGTGGTGGGAGACCGCTTCGCCGAGCGAGTCGTGAGCTGTCTCCACCGGCTCGAACCGGACGCGCTCGACGTGGTCCGCGCCATCGCCGTGCTCGGTGAGGCACCCCGCACGGAGCTCGTCGCCAGGCTCAGCGGAGTCGGCGCCATCGAGACCCGCGCCCTCGTCGAACTGCTCAACGCATCGGGGCTGCTGCACCACGGCCGCTACCGCCATCGCGCCGCCCAGGACGCCGTCCTGAGGGACTTCGGGGCGCCCGGGCGCATCGCGTGGCACCGGCGCGCCGCCGCGATGCTGCACGCCGAGGGCGGTCATTCCACCTCGATCGCCCATCAGCTCATCGCCGCCGGCGAGACGGACGAACCGTGGGCGACGGCAGTGCTGCAGGAATCCGCCGCCAGCGCGACAGCCAGCGGCCAGGTCGACTTCGCCCTCGACTGCCTCGAACTGGCCCACTCCCTCGCCGACGACGAACAGCAGCGCGCCGTGAGCCGTGCGGTGCTCGCCGAGGCCGAGTGGCGCGTCGACCCCGCACGCGCCGTACGCCATCTCGGACAGCTCGCGGACGCCGCGAACCGGGGGCTGTTGACGGAGCGTCAGTCACTGGCCGTACTCGAGTACCTCCTGTGGCACGGCCGAGTGGACGAGGCGGCCGCGACGCTCGACCGGCTGGCCGCGACGGCGACCGGACCGGAAGCGGTGGAACTCGGCGCCGTGCGCGCCTGCCTGGAGCTCTGCTACCCGACTCAACGCCGACGCGTGGGTACCGGAACCCCGGCCCCCGCACACGGGGACCCGCGCTCCGGCAGCGCCCCCTCACTGGTCACCACCGTGCTCACGGCCGTACGGGGCGATGTGGCGGTGTCGGGCGACCACCTCTGGCAAGGCCTGCGCACCGACGAGCCGCTCGCCAGGATCTCGTTGGGCCTGCTGGCGCTGGCCAGGCCCGAGCGGCTCGCGGCGGTGGCGCCTTGGTGCCTGCCGATGCTCGCGGACGCCGCCGGTCACGACGGTCCGGACTGGCGGGGACTGTTCACCGCGGCGCGCGCCGACGCCGCACTGCTCCGGGGCGATCTGCCGGCCGCCGGCCGGTTCGCCTCGGCAGCCCTGGACGAGACATCGAGGGCGAGTTGGGGGGTGCTGGCCGGCGCGCCGCTCGCCTGTCTGCTCACCACCGCCGTGGAGACGGGGCGTTACGAAGACGCTGCCGGATATCTGAACATGCCGACACCGGGCGCACTGCTGGAGACGCCGTTCGGACTCAGGTACCTGCGGGCGCGCGGGCAGTACCACCTCGCGGTCGGCCGCCCCTACGCCGCCCTGAGCGACTTCAGGACCTGCGGCCAGCTCCTGCTGGACTGGGAGGCCGACGGCCCCCAGCAGATGCCGTGGCGGATCGACGCCGCCCAGGCCCTTGTGCGCCTCGACCGCTTGGACGAGGCGCGCACGCTCCTGGAGGAGCAGCTCGACGGCCTTCCCGCCGACGACGCACGCACCCTCGGCCGGGCGCTGCGGCATCTGGCCGCGACATTGGAGCCGCACGAGCGGCCGGGCCTGCTCAACGACTCGGTGGAGGCGTTGCAGGCGGCCGGCGACCGGGTGGAACTCGCCCACACCCTCGCCGACCTCGGCAGCGCTTATGCCGCGACCGGTGACTCACGGCGGGCCAGGCCGACCCTGCGCCGGGCGTGGCGGGCGGCGCAGGAGTGCCACGCGGAGCGCCTGGCCCGGTTCCTGCAGCCCGGTCTCGCGGGTACGTCGCCGGCGGGGCCCGCCTCCGGAGGAGCAGCCCTGCGAGGCGATCGCGCAGCCGAGCTCAGTGCGGCCGAGCGCCGGGTCGGGGGGCTGGCCGCGCAGGGCCACAGCAACCGGCAGATAGCACAGCGGCTG from Streptomyces roseochromogenus subsp. oscitans DS 12.976 encodes the following:
- a CDS encoding isochorismatase family protein, coding for MDVSVIDPYPMPGPDLLVENRVDWTVDPERSALLVLNMQGFFLRPYARGTSPLDPLLANCSALMETCRRLRVPIVHTVQPGTQAPGERGLLTDFWGKGLDDVLEDAAIVDEVAPDASGAVLSAWRYSAFFGSGLERQLRSLGCEQLVICGVYAHLGCATTAVDAFSHNLEVFLAADAVADFSAHEHRAALAWAASCCAAVKPTAELTAELLGDAARAPRS
- a CDS encoding flavin reductase family protein — encoded protein: MSLQRYEADLRRLMAGFPTGVSVVTALAPDGTPWGMTCTSLCSVALDPPTLLVCLRAGSPTLRAALDSGSLSVNLLHQRARSTSELFGSGAADRFDQVPWVPAQNGGPHLIEAAHTIADCTVTAEQTVGDHAVVMARVTLVTSLCRPIPLLYGMRRYGSWAEDAENGFLSYDFIS
- a CDS encoding MFS transporter is translated as MYKNSGKERAVSPGGVLWTVSVAQLMVSLDVSVVNVALPSMRTALGFDESGLSWVVNAYTLTFGGLLLLGGRAADRFGRRPLLLIGLALFGITSLLGGLAQDPGQLIAARAVQGVGAALIAPAALAVLTTSFPAGPQRGKALGVYSAVTAGGAAVGVVVGGLLTEYVNWRWVMLVNVPMALIGVWLARHHVAKAGAGDTARRLDVVGAILATLGTSLLVFALVRTETESWGSASTIGGLVVAAVLLTGFFVYEGTYAKEPLLRLRVLTNRSVSGANLFMMMVSITIFTSFFFVSLYLQQVLGMGALKAGLAFLPFCLGLVVGSLYAVKLLARFSARQLLIVGGIIGAVGMAWFSQIRPDGTFLVDVLGPSLVTSFGIGPLLVPIANAATAGVAPHEAGMASGLLNSARQLGGSIGLAAMGTVAATVTSDAAASASPGQRLTDGYGMVFASNSGLLIFAVLVAVFILPRKGPGPMPGPAPRQEAGPMARPDARREKATPAERG
- a CDS encoding NAD(P)/FAD-dependent oxidoreductase, whose amino-acid sequence is MHGKNSASAAADRYDVVILGSGMAGGMLGAVLARNGVKTLILDAGTHPRFAVGESTIPYTSGMARLIAKRYDVPELKALSNYKGTIEEISPNCGQKQNFGFVYHREGQPQNSQEINQLVVPIDLRTETHLFRQDVDAHLFHVALRYGAEARLATRVTEIDIDPDEGAVLRTEHGEEFRASYVVDGSGFRSPLAEKFDLRETPTRARTHSRCLFTHMIGVKPFDDSPTAQPHDQPSPWHHGTLHHVFDGGWLWVIPFDNHDKARNPLCSVGLTLDPRKYPKGDTPPEQEFEDFLKRFPEIAWQFEEAKAVRPWVSTGRLQYSAKTVVGDRYCLTSHAAGFIDALYSRGLANTLELVNALGWRLIAASRDGDWSKERFAYVEALQQGLFDFHDDLVYSSFVGFGHYELWNAVNRTWMLGTMSGNMMVEDAYYRYSETGDPDVFLEAERSGNPGSPLPISETFVRLGTLTRELCEAVEAGTVEPGVAAARIHEYIQKEVDFIAHADKFGLPENRCFNMTRERMDAAEQWSLTQAPPEIGKRMLNAARGMALAKEAEAGDGSADY
- a CDS encoding helix-turn-helix transcriptional regulator, yielding MVLVERERQLEQLSGLLENCLHGDGSVVVLRGPVAVGKTELLHTFAEQVAGDRVRVLSAAASPVERHLSFGLLSQLLHGADAAYAQRAEAVIGVEARADGTVGPQVLEGVSRIFLDMSAEEPLLIGVDDVYHADADSLQCLLFLARRLRRSRIMLVLGDQDRSGARHAALGTELSRHPYCTQIRLAPLTCDGVAALLAHDLDAHVAHSLASAAFAVTGGNPLLVRALAEDWEASTRSAGKEPPTGPVVGDRFAERVVSCLHRLEPDALDVVRAIAVLGEAPRTELVARLSGVGAIETRALVELLNASGLLHHGRYRHRAAQDAVLRDFGAPGRIAWHRRAAAMLHAEGGHSTSIAHQLIAAGETDEPWATAVLQESAASATASGQVDFALDCLELAHSLADDEQQRAVSRAVLAEAEWRVDPARAVRHLGQLADAANRGLLTERQSLAVLEYLLWHGRVDEAAATLDRLAATATGPEAVELGAVRACLELCYPTQRRRVGTGTPAPAHGDPRSGSAPSLVTTVLTAVRGDVAVSGDHLWQGLRTDEPLARISLGLLALARPERLAAVAPWCLPMLADAAGHDGPDWRGLFTAARADAALLRGDLPAAGRFASAALDETSRASWGVLAGAPLACLLTTAVETGRYEDAAGYLNMPTPGALLETPFGLRYLRARGQYHLAVGRPYAALSDFRTCGQLLLDWEADGPQQMPWRIDAAQALVRLDRLDEARTLLEEQLDGLPADDARTLGRALRHLAATLEPHERPGLLNDSVEALQAAGDRVELAHTLADLGSAYAATGDSRRARPTLRRAWRAAQECHAERLARFLQPGLAGTSPAGPASGGAALRGDRAAELSAAERRVGGLAAQGHSNRQIAQRLCITVSTVEQHLTQVYRKLRVRNRTDLPVFLETADNESGVDPLLADSFSNSSPYSP